A single genomic interval of Cucumis sativus cultivar 9930 chromosome 5, Cucumber_9930_V3, whole genome shotgun sequence harbors:
- the LOC101221543 gene encoding uncharacterized protein LOC101221543 isoform X2 gives MSLVDYASSDEDVPAAVEEEEKDNRNQSENHIITEPHLPKHEPRPQSPPLNQPIVKPNQQFETNEESSSVPWVGLPDASLLLNSPTSSSLFSGSDHSSRVAAAMAANASRKRETNVLGSSLPRSKFPRSSLPHSKNVPDTSGALLVPPQLTGRSNIVTEDISKLFVKKSAKPPL, from the exons atgtcacTTGTAGACTACGCTTCATCGGACGAAGACGTGCCGGCGGcggtggaggaggaggagaaggatAATCGTAATCAGTCGGAAAACCACATCATTACAGAGCCTCACCTCCCCAAGCACGAGCCGAGGCCTCAATCTCCTCCCCTCAACca GCCCATTGTTAAGCCAAATCAACAGTTTGAAACTAATGAGGAGTCTTCTTCTGTGCCTTGGGTTGGGCTTCCTGATGCTTCTTTACTCTTGAATTCTCCAACATCTTCTAGTCTTTTTAGTGGTAGCGATCACTCGTCTCGAGTAGCAGCGGCTATGGCTGCCAATGCATCTCGCAAGAGAGAAACAAATGTTTTAGGATCTTCTCTTCCTAGGAGTAAATTTCCAAGATCGAGCTTGCCTCACTCTAAGAATGTTCCGGATACTTCAGGGGCTTTGTTGGTTCCACCTCAGCTTACTGGAAG GAGTAACATTGTCACCGAAGATATAAGCAAGCTGTTCGTGAAGAAGTCAGCCAAACCACCCTTGTAA
- the LOC101221543 gene encoding uncharacterized protein LOC101221543 isoform X1 encodes MSLVDYASSDEDVPAAVEEEEKDNRNQSENHIITEPHLPKHEPRPQSPPLNQPIVKPNQQFETNEESSSVPWVGLPDASLLLNSPTSSSLFSGSDHSSRVAAAMAANASRKRETNVLGSSLPRSKFPRSSLPHSKNVPDTSGALLVPPQLTGRSNIVTEDISKLFVKKSAKPPFVLMFTYR; translated from the exons atgtcacTTGTAGACTACGCTTCATCGGACGAAGACGTGCCGGCGGcggtggaggaggaggagaaggatAATCGTAATCAGTCGGAAAACCACATCATTACAGAGCCTCACCTCCCCAAGCACGAGCCGAGGCCTCAATCTCCTCCCCTCAACca GCCCATTGTTAAGCCAAATCAACAGTTTGAAACTAATGAGGAGTCTTCTTCTGTGCCTTGGGTTGGGCTTCCTGATGCTTCTTTACTCTTGAATTCTCCAACATCTTCTAGTCTTTTTAGTGGTAGCGATCACTCGTCTCGAGTAGCAGCGGCTATGGCTGCCAATGCATCTCGCAAGAGAGAAACAAATGTTTTAGGATCTTCTCTTCCTAGGAGTAAATTTCCAAGATCGAGCTTGCCTCACTCTAAGAATGTTCCGGATACTTCAGGGGCTTTGTTGGTTCCACCTCAGCTTACTGGAAG GAGTAACATTGTCACCGAAGATATAAGCAAGCTGTTCGTGAAGAAGTCAGCCAAACCACCCTT TGTACTGATGTTTACTTACAGATAA
- the LOC101221543 gene encoding uncharacterized protein LOC101221543 isoform X3, translating to MSLVDYASSDEDVPAAVEEEEKDNRNQSENHIITEPHLPKHEPRPQSPPLNQPIVKPNQQFETNEESSSVPWVGLPDASLLLNSPTSSSLFSGSDHSSRVAAAMAANASRKRETNVLGSSLPRSKFPRSSLPHSKNVPDTSGALLVPPQLTGRSNIVTEDISKLFVKKSAKPPL from the exons atgtcacTTGTAGACTACGCTTCATCGGACGAAGACGTGCCGGCGGcggtggaggaggaggagaaggatAATCGTAATCAGTCGGAAAACCACATCATTACAGAGCCTCACCTCCCCAAGCACGAGCCGAGGCCTCAATCTCCTCCCCTCAACca GCCCATTGTTAAGCCAAATCAACAGTTTGAAACTAATGAGGAGTCTTCTTCTGTGCCTTGGGTTGGGCTTCCTGATGCTTCTTTACTCTTGAATTCTCCAACATCTTCTAGTCTTTTTAGTGGTAGCGATCACTCGTCTCGAGTAGCAGCGGCTATGGCTGCCAATGCATCTCGCAAGAGAGAAACAAATGTTTTAGGATCTTCTCTTCCTAGGAGTAAATTTCCAAGATCGAGCTTGCCTCACTCTAAGAATGTTCCGGATACTTCAGGGGCTTTGTTGGTTCCACCTCAGCTTACTGGAAG GAGTAACATTGTCACCGAAGATATAAGCAAGCTGTTCGTGAAGAAGTCAGCCAAACCACCCTT ATAA